The sequence below is a genomic window from Salinispira pacifica.
GGCCCCGAACCCACTGGCCGTTTTTCCGGTAATACCAGATCTGGCCCGGCGGGTCTCCGAAAGCCGGCGCAGACATGAAATAGACGCCGTGAATGCTGGAATTGCTTCGGGCTGTAGTAAGCAGCGCCCTGGCATGTGAGTTTCTGAATTCCCGGAGATATTCCTCCTGCCCGGCCATATCCGGTCGGAACGAAGCACCCACACTTCCGGCAAGAATATCAGCACCGTCCTCCATGCTTTCCAGCAGGAGCATCATGTCCATGCCGATATCCCTGCTGAGATCCACCATGGTTTCGGCCATACTTTCCTTGAGAGAACGTTCCATTCTGCCTGTGGAAACCACGCTGCTGGCAAAGGAAATAAGCAGCAGGGGAAATACCAGCATCAGCAGGATATTCGAACCCAGCGCGGTGATATCACTTCGTTCCCCTGGCGTATTTCCCCCGTTCATTGCTCTTCGCCCCCAGGCTTCAAGTATTGCCGGAGTTTCGGAAAAAGAGCCATAAGAACCAGCACCGCAATTCCCTTGTCCACAATGTTGATTACCACCCTGGTGACAAATGCCGAGGAGAAGATGCTCTGACCTGACTGTATGAGAGCATGCACAATAAAATCGAATCGTTTGAGGGTGAATCCTCCGAACGCAAAAACCGCTATCACCGTACCTGCCAGGGCATTGAGCACGGCCAGAATACATATGAACAGGGTGACGCCAAGCACCGTCTTCAGGGCATTGCGTCTGATCATGATATGGGTGACCAGAACGGTAACAATCTGGGCCGCTGCAAAGGGCCACAGTATGCCGGAGAAGCCTTGAAGCGCATCCATAAGCAGATTTGTGGACACGCCGATTACCATCCCCCACCACGGTCCCAGCAGGGCAGTACCCAGAACGGTGAACATACTGTCCATGAATATGGGAAGGTCTGCGAGCTGGGTAAGATAATTCAGGAGGGAATTCATGAACACTGAGACGATCACCAGAACCGAGACAAGTGCACTGCGCCGTGAGAACAATTTCGTGTTCATAACAAATATAATAATCTATTTCAGGAGATTTGCCCAGAAAAAGCCCGGCCGGCGGGGCTGTCCCCCTCCCGGGAAAACTCATTGAGAAGTCCGGCCATATGCCCGGCGTCGATGCCCCAGGTACGCCCCAGATGGCTGTAGAGGTAATCTCCCAGGGCCATGAGAGAAGCGAAGCTGTCTCCCCCCGGAGGAAAGAGCCGTGAGACTTCCCGGGGGTAGCGTCCCCGGTTCACCACCAGCTCCCAGTATTTGGCAGCTCTGCTGATTCTCTGCATATCTTCAGCAGAAATGCTTGCACTTGAATGCAGTTCATAGGGAGCTTCAGGGGAAAATTCCATGTTCCATTCATCAATATGCCGTCCCAGGGTGGTTCCCGGAAGATATTTCAGTATCCCCAACTGAAGCTCTGCGGAGCTTCCGGTACCTGGCTGCTTAAGAAGATCCCACAGGCGGTTGAAGCCCGAACCGAAGCTGTTCATATCTTCTCCCGGCAGCCCTGCAATAAGATCGGCATGAATTACCGCATGGGTCCGGGTTACCAGAAAGCTGAGGTTTTCCATACTCCTGTCATAGTCCTGTTTCCGGTTTATCCGGGCGGCAGCTTCCCGGTTAAAGGTCTGAATGCCCACTTCCAGGCGAAGCATTCCCGGAGGAAATTGTTTCAGCCTCCCCCTCAGCTCATCAGGCAACCGGTCCGGCACCACCTCAAACTGGACGTAAGCGTC
It includes:
- a CDS encoding ECF transporter S component encodes the protein MNTKLFSRRSALVSVLVIVSVFMNSLLNYLTQLADLPIFMDSMFTVLGTALLGPWWGMVIGVSTNLLMDALQGFSGILWPFAAAQIVTVLVTHIMIRRNALKTVLGVTLFICILAVLNALAGTVIAVFAFGGFTLKRFDFIVHALIQSGQSIFSSAFVTRVVINIVDKGIAVLVLMALFPKLRQYLKPGGEEQ